GCTTGGCAATTTATTGATAACCATCCGCATGTTAATCCTTTTTTATCACTTCATGATATTGAGAAAGCGTGTTGTGGTTTTCATTGCCAATTTTCTACTGAAACTGTCACGGAACACTATGATTCATTACATGCGTTGTTTGCTTCTTTAAAGGGCGTTGGTGCCAATTTTGTGCAAGGTGATAGACAAAAAGGGTTAATGACGCGACAAAAATTTCGTGCACTAGAAAAGGTATGGAAAACAGATTCAGGTAAATATGTACTTACCTATCAAATTGTTATAGGAAAAATATCACATGGCTAAAATAGTGTTCTTAACAGGTACAGATACAGAAGTAGGTAAAACCGTGGTAAGTAGTGCTCTATTACAATGTGCAGCGCATCAAGGATATCAAACTGTGGGCTACAAACCTGTTGCTTCGGGAAGTGAGTGGCTAAATGAAGGTTTACGTAATTCAGATGCACTTACATTGCAAAAATTCAGTACGGTAAAGTTAGATTACCATCGTGTGAATCCTTATTGTTTTGAAACGCCAACATCTCCTCATATTATCAGTCAAGAGATGCATCAGCCTATTGATTTTAATGTGATGTCAGAAGGCTTATCTTACTTAAAACAGCAAGCTGATTGGATTTTAGTTGAAGGGGCAGGTGGTTGGTTTACGCCACTATCAGAAAAGCAATTTTTTTCTGATTGGGTTATTAGTGAACAGCTTCCCGTTATTTTAACGGTAGGTGTTAAATTGGGGTGTATTAATCATGCGTTATTAACGCAACAAGCAATTATTCAGTCTGGTTTAACATTGGCGGGGTGGGTTGCCAATGAAGTTGAACCCGCAGGGCGATATCAGAAGGAATATCTGGCAACATTAAAGCAACATATTAAAGCACCATTCTTAGGCAAAATACCCTATTTAAATGAAGTAAAAGAGCATGATTTTACGTCTTACCTCGATCTTTCTTGTTTAAACCTAGGTTGATAAGCCATTATTGGATAAGTGATAAAAGTCTATTTCTTATATCAATAAAAAAATAAAAAAAATAAATTTCGCCGATTTTGAGGGATATTTTAAGCTAGAAAAAAAGACGTAACCTACCGAGAGATAACAACTTTGTGTAGTTATCCACTATTCCTGTGGATAACCTTGTGTATTACCATTATAAAAATACTCTGAATAGAGAGAATACAAGGCATTGCTAAAGATTGGCGTTATTCTCAACTTTTATTTTTAATTCTTATATATCAATTAATTAAATAAAATCAATAGAGCGGATGTTGTTGACGTGTCTCTTTGAATAATTCGCAAAATAGGGGCTTGCTTTTTGAAAAAATTCCAGTTCCAAAACTGGGGATAACTTATGCTAATTATTCAAACAAATTTTAGTAGATAGAGATTGAAGCTGGATTTTTATCCAGTATCATAAGGAGTGTCAGCGAGGAGAAGAAAATATGAGCAAAGCTTTTAAACTGCATTCTGAATTTAAGCCTGGTGGCGATCAACCTACGGCTATTGCTTCACTTTGTGAAGGATTAGACGATGGGCTTGCACATCAAACCCTCTTAGGGGTAACTGGTTCAGGTAAAACTTTTACTATTGCTAA
This portion of the Proteus vulgaris genome encodes:
- the bioD gene encoding dethiobiotin synthase encodes the protein MAKIVFLTGTDTEVGKTVVSSALLQCAAHQGYQTVGYKPVASGSEWLNEGLRNSDALTLQKFSTVKLDYHRVNPYCFETPTSPHIISQEMHQPIDFNVMSEGLSYLKQQADWILVEGAGGWFTPLSEKQFFSDWVISEQLPVILTVGVKLGCINHALLTQQAIIQSGLTLAGWVANEVEPAGRYQKEYLATLKQHIKAPFLGKIPYLNEVKEHDFTSYLDLSCLNLG